One window of the Chryseotalea sp. WA131a genome contains the following:
- a CDS encoding lycopene cyclase domain-containing protein: protein MIPEKYYYSLIDFLTIVFPLGLSFLPINPVYKKWKSIVPAIIIPGILFLFWDNLFASLGIWGFNPKYIVGVYFFHLPLEEVLWFICIPYACIFSYEAVNFYFREDIVNKKSVLFSVLIIFFLVVVGSLNYGRLYTSVTFFGLSIFLFFVQWIWKPIFLGRFYLAFAFLLIPFFIVNGVLTGTGIEEPVIWYNNSENLNIRLGTIPVEDAFYGMLLILLNISLFEFFQKRKAKAIE from the coding sequence ATGATTCCTGAAAAATACTATTACTCGCTCATCGATTTTCTGACCATCGTGTTTCCGCTGGGGTTAAGTTTTTTACCCATCAACCCAGTCTACAAAAAATGGAAGTCGATAGTACCAGCCATTATAATTCCGGGTATCCTTTTTTTGTTTTGGGATAATTTATTTGCCTCTTTGGGTATTTGGGGATTCAATCCAAAATACATCGTTGGCGTATATTTCTTTCATCTACCATTAGAAGAGGTGCTTTGGTTTATTTGTATTCCGTATGCTTGTATCTTTTCCTACGAGGCTGTTAACTTTTACTTCAGAGAGGATATAGTGAATAAGAAGTCCGTTCTTTTTTCAGTCTTGATTATCTTCTTCCTGGTAGTCGTTGGCTCGTTAAATTATGGTAGACTATACACGTCTGTTACTTTCTTTGGGCTTTCGATTTTTCTCTTTTTTGTCCAATGGATTTGGAAACCAATTTTCTTAGGACGGTTCTATTTGGCGTTCGCTTTTCTTTTAATTCCTTTTTTTATTGTGAATGGTGTCTTGACAGGGACAGGAATTGAAGAGCCCGTCATCTGGTACAATAATTCAGAGAACTTGAACATTCGCTTGGGAACTATACCTGTAGAGGATGCTTTTTATGGTATGCTGCTAATCCTATTGAATATTT